One genomic window of Ferrimicrobium sp. includes the following:
- a CDS encoding rRNA pseudouridine synthase encodes MATRGYGSRRVCELLIEEGRVTVNGEVARLGCRVSVADVVLVDGAPVGLAASLEYKLLNKPAGVVSTAHDPQGRTTVVDLVPSTSRIYPVGRLDFASEGLLILTNDGPFADYLMHPRGGVEKEYLVALDRRVTSQLVATLRRGIELDGEFLVAKRVGQLSDRTLRVVLKQGKNRQIRRMVGACGFEVTRLVRTRIGSLTDPNLVPGASRDITSTELIALRAGAQVNS; translated from the coding sequence TTGGCGACGCGTGGCTATGGATCGAGACGGGTCTGTGAACTGTTGATCGAGGAGGGTCGAGTCACCGTTAACGGTGAGGTTGCCCGTCTCGGCTGTCGAGTCAGTGTAGCAGATGTCGTCTTGGTCGACGGGGCGCCGGTCGGGCTCGCCGCTTCGCTTGAGTACAAGCTGCTCAACAAGCCGGCCGGTGTCGTCTCCACCGCTCATGACCCTCAGGGTCGCACGACGGTCGTGGATCTCGTTCCAAGCACAAGCAGGATCTATCCGGTTGGTCGTCTCGATTTTGCGAGCGAGGGTTTGTTGATCCTTACGAACGATGGCCCGTTCGCCGACTACCTGATGCACCCACGAGGTGGGGTTGAGAAGGAGTATCTGGTGGCCCTTGATCGCCGCGTCACCTCGCAACTCGTTGCCACCTTGCGTCGGGGTATTGAACTCGACGGAGAGTTTCTGGTTGCCAAGCGGGTAGGCCAGCTTTCCGATCGTACCCTTCGTGTCGTGCTCAAGCAGGGCAAGAATCGCCAGATTCGGCGCATGGTTGGCGCCTGTGGTTTCGAAGTCACCCGCCTGGTGCGGACGCGAATCGGCTCGTTGACAGATCCGAACCTTGTCCCTGGGGCATCGCGTGACATCACCAGCACCGAGTTGATCGCATTGCGTGCGGGTGCCCAAGTGAACAGCTAA